A single window of Phyllostomus discolor isolate MPI-MPIP mPhyDis1 chromosome 13, mPhyDis1.pri.v3, whole genome shotgun sequence DNA harbors:
- the LOC114510097 gene encoding protocadherin beta-18-like, with product MELGRPQHIRQVLLFFVFLGGSAACSETLCYSVAEEMETGSFIANVVKDLGGEGVVEDLAARGARVIFDDYKPYLWLDQQTGNLLLNEQLDRETLCDLTEPCILHFQVLFENPLQFFRAELWVKDINDHTPTFLDKDILLKISEGTAPGTSFQMESAQDLDVGKNAVQNYTLSPNPHFHLKLQDSEEGRKYPELVLDQSLDREKEPELRLTLTAWDGGSPPRSGTAVVRILVLDINDNAPEFERPVYEVQVPENSPLDALVIKVSATDLDAGINGELSYSFSHVSRDIRKTFDIHPISGEVHLKALLDFELIQSYTINIQAVDGGSLSGKSAILVRVVDVNDNPPEIVITSLTSPVPENASPEMVVAVFSLRDQDSGDNGKMVCSIEDNLPFLLKPTFKNFYTLVTERPLDRETSTKYNITITVTDLGTPRLKTQHNITVLVSDVNDNAPAFTQTSYTLFIPENNSPALHIGSVSATDRDAAANAQVTYSLLQPQDPSLPLDSLVSINADNGHLFALRALDFEALQAFEFLVGATDHGSPALSSQALVRVQVLDANDNAPFVLYPLQNGSAPCTELVPRAAEPGYVVSKVVAVDSDSGQNAWLSYQLLKATEPGLFSVWAHNGEVRTARLLSERDAAKHRLLLLVKDNGEPPLSASVTLHVLLVDGFSQPYLPLPEVAAAAAQTDPLTVYLVVALASVSSLFLFSVLAFIAVRLCRRSRSGLVGGCSVPEAHFPGHLVDVTGTGTLSQSYQYEVCLTGGSGTSEFKFLKPIIPNLPPQNPEMEESHAFLNGFGFN from the coding sequence ATGGAGCTGGGACGCCCTCAGCATATAAGGCAAGtgctgcttttctttgttttcctgggaGGGTCTGCAGCGTGTTCAGAGACCTTGTGCTATTCTGTGgcagaggaaatggagacaggCTCCTTTATAGCCAACGTGGTGAAAGACCTCGGTGGTGAGGGTGTGGTGGAAGACCTTGCTGCGCGGGGAGCCAGAGTCATCTTTGATGATTATAAACCATACTTATGGCTGGACCAGCAGACTGGCAACTTGCTCTTAAATGAGCAGTTGGACAGGGAGACGCTTTGTGACCTCACCGAGCCATGTATATTGCATTTCCAGGTGTTATTTGAAAATCCTTTGCAATTTTTTCGGGCTGAGCTTTGGGTCAAAGACATAAATGATCACACTCCCACGTTCCTAGATAAAGATATACTTCTGAAAATCTCAGAAGGTACTGCTCCAGGAACCTCATTCCAAATGGAGAGTGCTCAGGATTTGGATGTAGGAAAGAATGCTGTCCAAAACTACACATTAAGTCCGAATCCTCATTTCCACCTTAAATTACAAGACAGTGAGGAGGGCAGAAAATATCCAGAGCTTGTGTTGGACCAATCCCTGGATCGAGAAAAGGAGCCTGAGCTTAGATTAACGCTAACAGCCTGGGATGGCGGGTCTCCGCCCAGATCCGGAACTGCGGTGGTTCGTATTTTGGTTTTAGATATCAATGACAATGCCCCGGAGTTTGAGAGGCCTGTCTATGAGGTTCAGGTACCAGAAAACAGCCCTCTGGATGCTTTAGTCATCAAGGTGTCTGCCACAGATTTAGATGCAGGAATAAATGGAGAACTATCTTATTCATTTTCCCACGTCTCCAGAGACATACGGAAAACATTTGACATCCATCCAATTTCTGGCGAAGTCCATTTAAAAGCGCTTCTGGATTTTGAGTTAATTCAGTCTTATACAATAAATATTCAGGCCGTAGACGGTGGGAGCCTCTCGGGAAAATCAGCAATTTTAGTTCGGGTTGTAGACGTAAATGACAACCCACCGGAAATAGTCATAACATCTCTTACCAGCCCCGTACCAGAAAATGCGTCACCTGAAATGGTGGTCGCTGTTTTTAGCTTACGAGACCAAGACTCTGGAGATAACGGGAAGATGGTTTGCTCAATTGAAGACAATCTTCCCTTTCTCTTGAAGCCCACTTTCAAGAATTTCTACACCCTGGTAACAGAGCGGCCACTGGACCGAGAAACCAGTACCAAGTACAACATCACAATCACAGTCACAGACCTGGGGACTCCCAGACTGAAAACCCAGCACAACATAACCGTGCTGGTCTCCGACGTCAACGACAACGCCCCCGCCTTCACCCAAACCTCCTACACCCTCTTCATCCCAGAGAACAACAGCCCCGCCCTGCACATAGGCAGCGTCAGCGCCACAGACAGAGACGCGGCCGCCAACGCCCAGGTCACCTACtcgctgctgcagccccaggaccccagcctgcccctggacTCGCTGGTGTCCATCAACGCCGACAACGGCCACCTCTTCGCCCTGAGGGCGCTGGATTTCGAGGCCCTGCAGGCATTTGAGTTCCTGGTGGGCGCCACAGACCACGGGTCCCCAGCCCTGAGCAGCCAGGCGCTGGTGCGCGTGCAGGTGCTGGACGCCAATGACAACGCGCCCTTCGTGCTGTACCCGCTGCAGAACGGCTCTGCGCCCTGCACCGAGCTGGTGCCCAGGGCGGCCGAGCCTGGCTACGTGGTGAGCAAGGTGGTGGCGGTGGACAGCGACTCGGGCCAGAACGCCTGGCTGTCTTACCAGCTGCTCAAGGCCACAGAGCCCGGGCTGTTCAGCGTGTGGGCGCACAATGGCGAGGTGCGCACTGCGCGGCTGCTGAGCGAGCGCGACGCGGCCAagcacaggctgctgctgctggtcaagGACAATGGCGAGCCTCCGCTGTCAGCCAGCGTCACGCTGCACGTGCTGCTGGTGGACGGCTTCTCGCAACCCTACCTGCCGCTGCCTGAAGTGGCGGCCGCCGCGGCCCAGACAGACCCGCTCACGGTCTACCTGGTCGTGGCGTTGGCGTCGGTGTCGTCGCTCTTCCTGTTCTCGGTGCTGGCGTTCATCGCGGTGCGGCTGTGCAGGAGGAGCAGGTCTGGCCTGGTGGGTGGCTGCTCGGTGCCTGAGGCCCACTTTCCGGGCCACCTGGTGGACGTTACCGGTACTGGGACCCTGTCCCAGAGCTACCAGTATGAGGTGTGTCTGACCGGAGGCTCTGGGACCAGTGAATTTAAGTTCCTTAAACCCATTATTCCCAACCTCCCACCTCAAAATCCTGAAATGGAAGAAAGCCACGCCTTTCTGAATGGCTTTGGGTTCAATTAG
- the LOC114510135 gene encoding protocadherin beta-15-like, with protein sequence MEAEEERFPTLRQVLLLFVLLAQTCAEREAYSVAEETESGSFVANLAKDIGLEVRELSWRRARVIFNNNKKHFQLNLQTGDLQVNEKLDREELCGPTEPCELQFQVLLEEPLEVYKFKLLVSDINDNPPVFPEAEMILKIMENTLPGAVFPLKNAQDLDIGINNVQNYTIFPNSHFHVLTRNGSEGRKYPVLVLDKALDREEQPELRLTLLAVDGGAPPKSGTARVLIDVLDVNDNAPEFAQPLYRAQILENSPLGSLVVTVSARDPDTGINGEVFYSFFYGDEEITRTFALNELTGEMKIIRKLDFEKIVSYEVDIKASDGAGLSGKCTVIIQVVDINDNTPALTVASLTSSIQENSPETTIALFSVRDPDSGENGRTVCSIQEDVPFMLKPSVENFYKLVTEGPLDRERQAEYNITITVTDMGTPRLKTQHNITVLVSDVNDNAPAFTQTSYTLFIPENNSPALHIGSVSATDRDAGANAQVTYSLLPPQDPSLPLDSLVSINADNGHLFALRALDFEALQAFEFLVGATDRGTPALSSQALVRVQVLDANDNAPFVLYPLQNGSAPCTELVPRAAEPGYLVSKVVAVDSDSGQNAWLSYQLLKATEPGLFSVWAHNGEVRTARLLSERDAAKHRLLLLVKDNGEPPLSASVTLHVLLVDGFSQPYLPLPEVAAAEAQTDPLTVYLVVALASVSSLFLFSVLGFIAVRLCRRGTASWVGGCSVPEGHFPGHLVDVSGTGTLSQSYQYEVCLKGGSGTSEFTFLKSVASNHQGSVNGVEKNSHFGNGFGFN encoded by the coding sequence ATGGAGGCTGAAGAGGAGCGCTTTCCCACACTAAGGCAAGTCCTGCTTCTCTTTGTTTTGCTGGCTCAGACTTGCGCGGAGCGGGAAGCTTATAGTGTCGCAGAAGAAACGGAGAGTGGTTCTTTTGTGGCTAATCTAGCGAAGGACATAGGGTTAGAGGTAAGAGAGCTGTCTTGGAGGAGGGCTCGAGTcatttttaacaacaacaaaaaacactttCAGCTGAACCTTCAGACGGGAGATTTACAAGTGAATGAGAAACTGGATCGGGAAGAACTATGTGGCCCCACTGAGCCGTGTGAGCTGCAATTCCAGGTGTTACTGGAAGAACCTTTGGAAGTATATAAGTTTAAGCTTTTGGTCAGTGACATAAATGACAACCCACCTGTGTTCCCAGAAgcagaaatgattttaaaaatcatggaaaATACTCTTCCAGGGGCGGTGTTTCCCCTGAAAAATGCACAAGATTTGGATATAGGCATCAATAACGTTCAAAACTATACCATCTTCCCCAACTCCCATTTCCATGTTCTTACCAGAAATGGCAGTGAGGGCAGAAAGTACCCGGTGCTGGTTCTGGACAAAGCTCTAGATCGAGAGGAGCAGCCTGAGCTAAGGCTAACTCTCCTGGCCGTGGACGGCGGAGCTCCGCCCAAATCTGGCACCGCCCGGGTCCTCATTGATGTTTTGGATGTCAATGACAATGCCCCCGAGTTTGCGCAGCCACTCTATCGTGCGCAAATCCTGGAAAACAGTCCTCTGGGGTCCCTTGTTGTCACCGTTTCTGCTAGAGATCCAGACACGGGAATAAATGGTGAAGTGttctactcatttttttatgGCGATGAAGAGATTACTAGGACATTTGCACTTAATGAACTcacaggagaaatgaaaataattaggaAACTAGACTTTGAAAAAATTGTGTCATATGAGGTGGATATTAAGGCGTCTGATGGGGCAGGTCTTTCTGGAAAATGCACTGTCATAATACAGGTGGTGGATATAAACGACAACACCCCAGCACTGACGGTGGCTTCACTTACAAGCTCTATCCAAGAAAACTCCCCAGAAACCACGATAGCTCTTTTCAGTGTTCGAGACCCAGACTCTGGGGAAAATGGCAGGACGGTTTGTTCCATCCAGGAAGATGTTCCTTTCATGCTGAAACCTTCCGTTGAGAATTTCTACAAGCTGGTAACAGAGGGACCTCTAGACAGAGAGCGCCAGGCGGAGTACAACATCACCATCACCGTCACAGACATGGGGACTCCCAGACTGAAAACCCAGCACAACATAACCGTGCTGGTCTCCGACGTCAACGACAACGCCCCGGCCTTCACCCAAACCTCCTACACCCTCTTCATCCCAGAGAACAACAGCCCCGCCCTGCACATAGGCAGCGTCAGCGCCACAGACAGAGACGCGGGCGCCAACGCCCAGGTCACCTACTCGCTGCTGccaccccaggaccccagcctgcccctggacTCGCTGGTGTCCATCAACGCCGACAACGGCCACCTCTTCGCCCTGAGGGCGCTGGATTTCGAGGCCCTGCAGGCATTTGAGTTCCTGGTGGGCGCCACAGACCGAGGGACCCCGGCACTGAGCAGCCAGGCGCTGGTGCGCGTGCAGGTGCTGGACGCCAATGACAACGCGCCCTTCGTGCTGTACCCGCTGCAGAACGGCTCTGCGCCCTGCACCGAGCTGGTGCCCAGGGCGGCGGAGCCTGGCTACCTGGTGAGCAAGGTGGTGGCGGTGGACAGCGACTCGGGCCAGAACGCCTGGCTGTCTTACCAGCTGCTCAAGGCCACAGAGCCCGGGCTGTTCAGCGTGTGGGCGCACAATGGCGAGGTGCGCACTGCGCGGCTGCTGAGTGAGCGCGACGCGGCCAagcacaggctgctgctgctggtcaagGACAATGGCGAGCCTCCTCTATCGGCCAGCGTCACGCTGCACGTGCTGCTGGTGGACGGCTTCTCGCAGCCCTACCTGCCGCTGCCCGAAGTGGCGGCCGCCGAGGCCCAGACTGACCCGCTCACGGTCTACCTGGTCGTGGCGTTGGCGTCGGTGTCGTCGCTCTTCCTGTTCTCGGTGCTGGGGTTCATCGCTGTGCGGCTGTGCAGGAGGGGCACGgcctcctgggtgggtggctgcTCAGTGCCTGAGGGCCACTTTCCGGGCCACCTGGTGGACGTCAGCGGTACTGGGACCCTGTCCCAGAGCTACCAGTATGAGGTGTGTCTGAAGGGAGGTTCGGGGACCAGCGAGTTCACGTTCCTGAAGTCTGTTGCCTCTAACCATCAAGGATCTGTGAATGGTGTGGAGAAAAACTCACATTTTGGAAATGGTTTTGGATTCAATTAG
- the LOC114510317 gene encoding protocadherin beta-14-like, with protein sequence MEIRGALTLRKRQVLIFFVLLGLSETGPESVRYSVAEEKEIGSFVANLARDLGLGVGELSSREARIVSDDNEKHLHLNLLTGDLLLNERLDREELCGSTEPCVLHFQVLLQNPLKFFLVELHIKDINDHSPTFLDKEILLKISESTTLGTKFLMESAQDLDIGSNSLQNYTISPNSHFSVKVQDSGDGEIYPELVLDRMLDHEKEPELRLTLVALDGGSPPRSGTTSVLIEVLDINDNAPKFPQKLYEVQVLEDTAIGSWIITTLAKDLDAGNYGKISYIFFHASEDIRKTFEINSTSGEVHLRSSLDFEAIQSYTINIQATDGGGLSEKCTLLIKVLDVNDNAPEVTMSSITNRVPENSPQTLVAVFSIRDQDSGDNGRMVCSIQDDLPFILKPTLKNFFTLVTEKALDREMRDKYSITITVTDMGTPRLKTEHNITVLVSDVNDNAPAFTQTSYTLFIPENNSPALHIGSVSATDRDAGANAQITYSLLQPQDPSLPLDSLVSINADNGHLFALRALDFEALQAFEFLVGVTDHGSPALSSQALVRVQVLDANDNVPFVLYPLQNGSAPCTELVPRAAEPGYLVSKVVAVDSDSGQNAWLSYQLLKATEPGLFSVWAHNGEVRTARLLSERDAAKHRLLLLVRDNGEPPLSASVTLHVLLVDGFSQPYLPLPEAAAEAAQTDPLTVYLVIALASVSSLFLFSVLAFIAVRLCRRGRSGLVGGCSVPEGHFPGHLVDVSGTGTLSQSYQYEVCLMGGMGTDEFKFLQPIIPSLPVHDTGRNIEENENFRNSSGFNVQYKV encoded by the coding sequence ATGGAGATCAGAGGAGCGCTCACTCTGCGGAAAAGGCAAGtcctgattttctttgttttgctgggATTGTCTGAAACGGGGCCTGAATCGGTGCGCTATTCTGtggcagaggaaaaagaaattggctCTTTTGTGGCCAATCTGGCAAGGGAtctggggcttggggtgggggagctgtCCTCACGGGAGGCCCGGATAGTTTCTGATGATAATGAGAAGCATTTGCACCTGAATTTGCTGACTGGGGATTTGCTCCTAAATGAGAGACTGGACCGAGAAGAGCTCTGCGGCTCCACGGAGCCCTGTGTGTTGCATTTTCAGGTGTTATTGCAAAaccctttaaagttttttttggTTGAGCTGCACATCAAAGATATAAATGATCACTCCCCTACATTCTTGGATAAggaaatacttttgaaaatatcAGAAAGTACGACTCTCGGAACCAAATTCCTAATGGAGAGTGCCCAAGATTTGGACATAGGAAGCAACAGTCTCCAAAACTACACAATCAGCCCCAATTCTCATTTCTCTGTTAAAGTTCAAGACAGTGGTGATGGAGAGATATACCCAGAACTGGTCCTGGACAGAATGTTAGACCATGAAAAGGAGCCTGAGCTCAGATTAACACTTGTAGCACTGGATGGTGGATCCCCACCCAGGTCTGGGACAACTTCGGTTCTCATCGAGGTCTTGGACATCAATGACAATGCCCCCAAGTTTCCTCAGAAGCTCTATGAGGTGCAGGTCCTGGAGGACACAGCCATTGGCTCCTGGATAATCACCACCTTGGCTAAGGATCTGGATGCAGGAAACTATGGGAAGATATCTTACATATTTTTCCATGCATCTGAAGACATTCGTAAAACATTTGAAATCAACTCTACATCCGGGGAAGTTCATTTGAGATCTAGCTTGGATTTTGAAGCAATACAGTCCTACACTATAAATATTCAGGCAACAGATGGTGGGGGTCTTTCAGAAAAATGTACTCTTCTGATAAAAGTATTGGATGTAAATGATAATGCACCAGAAGTGACCATGTCATCAATTACAAACAGAGTTCCAGAAAATTCACCACAGACCCTTGTTGCTGTTTTTAGTATTCGAGACCAAGACTCTGGAGACAATGGAAGAATGGTTTGCTCTATTCAAGACGATCTCCCATTTATTCTGAAACCCACGCTTAAGAATTTCTTCACTCTGGTTACTGAAAAAGCACTGGACAGAGAGATGAGAGACAAGTATAGCATCACAATCACTGTCACAGACATGGGGACTCCCAGACTGAAAACTGAACACAACATAACCGTGCTGGTCTCCGACGTCAACGACAACGCCCCTGCCTTCACCCAAACCTCCTACACCCTCTTCATCCCAGAGAACAACAGCCCCGCCCTGCACATAGGCAGCGTCAGCGCCACAGACAGAGACGCGGGCGCCAACGCCCAGATCACCTACtcgctgctgcagccccaggaccccagcctgcccctggacTCGCTGGTGTCCATCAACGCCGACAACGGACACCTCTTCGCCCTGAGGGCGCTGGATTTCGAGGCCCTGCAGGCATTTGAGTTCCTGGTGGGCGTCACAGACCACGGGTCCCCAGCCCTGAGCAGCCAGGCGCTGGTGCGCGTGCAGGTGCTGGACGCCAACGACAACGTGCCCTTTGTGCTGTACCCGCTGCAGAACGGCTCTGCGCCCTGCACCGAGCTGGTGCCCAGGGCGGCCGAGCCTGGCTACCTGGTGAGCAAGGTGGTGGCGGTGGACAGCGACTCGGGCCAGAACGCCTGGCTGTCTTACCAGCTGCTCAAGGCCACAGAGCCCGGGCTGTTCAGCGTGTGGGCGCACAATGGCGAGGTGCGCACTGCGAGGCTGCTGAGCGAGCGCGACGCGGCCAagcacaggctgctgctgctggtcaggGACAATGGCGAGCCTCCGCTGTCTGCCAGTGTCACGCTGCACGTGCTGCTGGTGGACGGCTTCTCGCAGCCCTACCTGCCTCTGCCTGAAGCGGCGGCCGAGGCAGCCCAGACTGACCCGCTCACGGTCTACCTGGTCATCGCGCTGGCTTCGGTGTCATCGCTCTTCCTGTTCTCGGTGCTGGCGTTCATCGCTGTGCGGCTGTGCAGGAGGGGCAGGTCTGGCCTGGTGGGTGGCTGCTCGGTGCCTGAGGGCCACTTTCCGGGCCACCTGGTGGACGTCAGCGGTACTGGGACCCTGTCCCAGAGCTACCAATATGAGGTGTGTCTGATGGGAGGTATGGGGACAGATGAATTTAAATTTCTGCAGCCGATTATTCCCAGTCTTCCAGTCCATGACACTGGTAGGAACATAGAGGAAAACGAGAACTTTAGGAACAGCTCTGGATTCAACGTTCAGTATAAAGTCTGA
- the PCDHB15 gene encoding protocadherin beta-15, with translation MEAGGECFPKQRQVLILFLLVEVALAGWESHRYSVVEETESGTFVTNLAKDLGLGAGELAARGARVVTEDNEHRLQLDLQTGDLILNEKLDREEMCGPTDPCVMHFQVLLKKPLGVFRAELLVRDINDHSPEFPEREMTLKILETSPPGAVFPLKKAQDLDVGKNNIQNYSISPNSHFHISIRNRGDGRKYPELVLDKELDREDQAELRLTLTALDGGSPPRSGTAQVHILVLDVNDNAPEFAQALYQVQVPENSPVGSLVVKVSARDVDTGTNGEISYSLSYSSQEISKTFEVNSLSGEVRLIKTLDFETISSYELDIDASDGGGLSGKCSVSIEVVDVNDNYPELTISSLTSPIPENSPEIEVALFRIRDRDSGNNGRMTCSIQDNLPFLLKPTEENFYTLVTNGALDRETRTQYNVTITVTDLGTPRLEIQHNITVLVSDVNDNAPAFTQTSYTLFIPENNSPALHVGSVSATDRDAGANAQVTYSLLSPQDPSLPLDSLVSINADNGHLFALRALDFEALQAFEFLVGATDRGSPELSSQALVRVQVLDANDNAPFVLYPLQNGSAPCTELVPRAAEPGYLVSKVVAVDSDSGQNAWLSYQLLKATEPGLFSVWAHNGEVRTARLLSERDAAKHRLLLLVKDNGEPPLSASVTLHVLLVDGFSQPYLPLPEVAAEAAQTDPLTVYLVIALASVSSLFLFSVLAFIAVRLCRRSRSGLVGGYSVPEAHFPGHLVDVSGTGTLSQSYQYEVCLTGDSGSNEFKFLKPIFPNILGQDIGRKSEGNPTFRNSLGI, from the coding sequence ATGGAGGCCGGAGGGGAGTGCTTTCCTAAACAAAGGCAAGTCCTGATTCTCTTTCTTTTGGTGGAAGTGGCTCTGGCTGGCTGGGAATCCCATCGCTATTCCGTGGTGGAGGAAACCGAGAGCGGCACATTTGTGACCAATCTGGCCAAGGACCTGGGGCTGGGAGCGGGAGAGCTAGCTGCGCGGGGAGCCCGGGTGGTCACTGAGGATAACGAACACCGATTGCAGCTTGATCTGCAGACTGGGGACTTGATATTAAATGAGAAACTGGACCGGGAGGAGATGTGTGGCCCCACCGATCCATGTGTAATGCATTTCCAAGTGTTACTGAAAAAACCTTTGGGAGTATTTCGAGCTGAGCTACTGGTGAGAGACATAAATGATCATTCTCCTGAGTTTCCTGAAAGAGAAATGACGCTGAAAATCCTAGAGACTAGCCCTCCTGGAGCCGTGTTTCCTCTGAAAAAAGCCCAGGACTTGGACGTGGGCAAGAACAACATCCAAAACTACAGCATCAGCCCCAACTCTCATTTCCATATTTCCATCCGCAACCGGGGAGATGGCAGGAAATACCCAGAGCTGGTGCTGGACAAAGAGCTGGATCGTGAGGATCAGGCTGAGCTCAGACTAACTCTCACAGCGCTGGATGGCGGTTCTCCACCCCGGTCCGGCACCGCCCAGGTCCACATCTTGGTCTTGGACGTCAATGACAATGCCCCCGAGTTTGCACAGGCACTCTACCAAGTGCAGGTTCCAGAGAACAGCCCTGTAGGGTCCCTAGTTGTCAAGGTTTCTGCTAGAGATGTAGACACTGGGACAAATGGAGAGATATCATACTCCCTTTCATATAGTTCTCAGGAGATAAGCAAAACTTTTGAAGTGAACAGCCTTTCCGGAGAAGTTCGACTAATCAAAACACTAGATTTTGAGACAATATCCTCTTATGAGCTGGATATAGATGCCTCTGATGGCGGGGGACTTTCTGGAAAATGTTCAGTCTCCATTGAGGTGGTGGATGTTAACGATAACTACCCAGAACTAACTATTTCATCACTTACCAGCCCCATCCCTGAAAATTCCCCAGAGATAGAAGTGGCACTGTTTCGGATTCGAGACCGAGACTCGGGAAACAATGGAAGGATGACTTGCTCCATCCAAGATaatctccccttcctcctgaaaCCAACGGAAGAGAATTTCTACACCCTAGTTACAAATGGGGCTCTGGACAGAGAGACCAGAACACAATACAATGTCACCATCACGGTTACCGACTTGGGGACTCCCAGACTGGAAATCCAGCACAACATAACCGTGCTAGTCTCCGACGTCAACGACAACGCCCCCGCCTTCACCCAAACCTCCTACACCCTCTTCATCCCAGAGAACAACAGCCCCGCCCTGCACGTAGGCAGCGTCAGCGCCACAGACAGAGACGCGGGCGCCAACGCCCAGGTCACCTACTCCCTGCTGTcgccccaggaccccagcctgcccctggacTCGTTGGTATCCATCAACGCTGACAATGGTCACCTGTTCGCCCTGAGGGCGTTGGATTTCGAGGCCCTGCAGGCTTTCGAGTTCCTGGTGGGCGCCACAGACCGCGGGTCCCCAGAGCTGAGCAGCCAGGCGCTGGTGCGCGTGCAGGTGCTGGACGCCAATGACAACGCGCCCTTCGTGCTGTACCCGCTGCAGAACGGCTCTGCGCCCTGCACCGAGCTGGTGCCCAGGGCGGCGGAGCCTGGCTACCTGGTGAGCAAGGTGGTGGCGGTGGACAGCGACTCGGGCCAGAACGCCTGGCTGTCTTACCAGCTGCTCAAGGCCACAGAGCCCGGGCTGTTCAGCGTGTGGGCGCACAATGGCGAGGTGCGCACTGCGCGGCTGCTGAGCGAGCGCGACGCGGCCAagcacaggctgctgctgctggtcaagGACAATGGCGAGCCTCCGCTGTCAGCCAGCGTCACGCTGCACGTGCTGCTGGTGGATGGCTTCTCGCAGCCCTACCTCCCTCTGCCCGAAGTCGCGGCCGAGGCTGCCCAGACTGACCCGCTCACGGTCTACCTGGTCATCGCGTTGGCGTCGGTGTCGTCGCTCTTCCTGTTCTCGGTGCTGGCGTTCATCGCGGTGCGGCTGTGTAGGAGGAGCAGGTCTGGCTTGGTGGGTGGCTACTCGGTGCCTGAGGCCCACTTTCCGGGCCACCTTGTGGACGTCAGTGGCACCGGGACTTTGTCCCAGAGCTACCAGTATGAGGTGTGTCTGACGGGAGACTCTGGGAGTAATGAGTTCAAATTCTTGAAGCCTATCTTCCCCAATATTCTAGGCCAGGACATTGGGAGGAAGTCGGAGGGAAATCCAACATTCCGTAATAGTTTAGGAATCTGA